The Toxorhynchites rutilus septentrionalis strain SRP chromosome 3, ASM2978413v1, whole genome shotgun sequence genome includes a region encoding these proteins:
- the LOC129780481 gene encoding tigger transposable element-derived protein 4-like, with protein MVAANMSGTEKKKLLVIGKSQQPRCFSSVKSLPVDYANNRRTWMTSELFEKWLRDWDRWDLVKKKKNILLLVDNCPAHPKVTDLRSITLAFLPSNTTSVLQLMDQGTIRSLKSNFRKNLVLEMINCLDGNESSTKITVLDAILMCNDAWHKMSQSTIHNCFKHAGFIENHDELPVQIAEHDFDEEDDVPLSLWPRNLNSDSLVAPEIWKFFQYIIHVSYILRVIFSFIL; from the exons ATGGTAGCAGCAAATATGAGTGGCACAGAGAAAAAGAAATTGCTCGTTATTGGAAAGTCACAACAACCTAGATGTTTTAGCAGTGTCAAATCGTTACCTGTCGATTAtgc taacaaTCGTAGAACTTGGATGACGTCAGAACTTTTTGAAAAATGGCTTCGTGATTGGGATCGGTGGGATTTggtgaagaagaagaaaaatattttattgttgGTTGATAATTGCCCGGCGCATCCAAAAGTTACTGATTTAAGGTCTATAACACTTGCTTTTCTTCCGTCGAATACAACATCAGTGCTACAGCTAATGGATCAGGGAACAATACGATCACTCAAATCTAATTTTAGAAAGAACTTAGTGCTCGAAATGATTAATTGTCTTGATGGTAATGAATCGTCTACAAAAATAACGGTGCTAGATGCAATTCTGATGTGTAATGATGCCTGGCATAAAATGTCACAAAGTACCATTCACAACTGTTTCAAACATGCAGGATTCATTGAAAACCACGACGAGTTACCTGTTCAAATAGCAGAACATGATTTTGATGAAGAAGATGACGTCCCTTTATCTTTGTGGCCACGAAACCTAAATTCAGATTCTTTAGTAGCACCGGAAATCTGgaaattttttcaatacataATACATGTATCGTACATATTACgtgtaatttttagttttattttataa